From Brucella pseudogrignonensis, a single genomic window includes:
- a CDS encoding DUF3108 domain-containing protein: MIMQSYFQQPVNKRVVRRRLAFLTGLTIATVSMMSSAKADDLYRTEYDISMFALSIARSAIETVVKGANYGVNGRFKTSGIARIFDDTDGTVYVGGSSTRSKVTPSAFDLAYKHGRKNKSTTIRFSGGNVTSSENVPPVKKRAPWVEITPQDLINVSDPLSALMIPTKDPKAVCNRTLRVFDGQTRADIQLSFNGTESFTTKGFTGESVICSAKFVPLAGYQKGKKAIDYLANRSKITISFASLGDSGIYAPVVARIGTQLGTLKIQATRFEKIM; this comes from the coding sequence ATGATCATGCAATCGTATTTCCAGCAACCGGTTAACAAGCGGGTCGTCAGGAGAAGACTTGCATTTCTAACCGGACTGACGATTGCGACCGTGTCAATGATGAGTTCCGCGAAAGCGGATGATCTCTACCGGACCGAATACGATATTTCCATGTTTGCGCTTTCTATTGCTCGCTCTGCAATTGAGACGGTTGTTAAAGGTGCAAATTATGGCGTGAATGGCCGTTTCAAAACCTCCGGCATTGCCCGCATTTTTGATGATACCGATGGTACTGTCTATGTGGGCGGCAGTTCGACGCGGAGCAAGGTAACGCCATCTGCCTTTGATCTCGCTTATAAGCATGGGCGAAAAAACAAGAGTACGACTATTCGCTTTTCTGGCGGGAATGTGACGTCTTCTGAGAATGTGCCGCCAGTCAAAAAGCGCGCCCCCTGGGTGGAAATAACACCGCAGGACCTCATCAATGTCAGCGATCCGCTGAGTGCACTTATGATTCCCACCAAAGACCCGAAAGCTGTCTGCAATCGAACGCTTAGAGTTTTTGACGGGCAGACCCGCGCTGACATTCAGCTGAGCTTCAATGGCACGGAATCCTTCACCACCAAAGGTTTTACCGGCGAGTCTGTTATCTGCTCGGCGAAGTTTGTGCCGCTTGCTGGTTATCAGAAGGGTAAAAAGGCTATCGATTATCTCGCCAATCGCAGCAAGATAACAATTTCTTTTGCTTCCTTGGGCGATTCCGGTATTTATGCGCCGGTCGTGGCACGCATCGGTACACAGTTGGGGACTCTGAAAATCCAGGCGACACGATTTGAAAAAATTATGTAA
- a CDS encoding septation protein A: protein MEHPVFERDPSQKTEAERKEVPPPLKLALELGPLLVFFFANARGENLIERFPVLAQIGEPIFLATALFMVATVIALAVSWSMTRTLPMMPLISGIVVLVFGALTLWLHNDTFIKMKPTIVNTLFGAILLGGLLFGKSLLGYVFDSAFKLDADGWRKLTFRWGLFFIFLAVVNEVVWRNFSTDAWVSFKVWGIMPITVVFTLLQMPLIQKHTLPEARKD from the coding sequence ATGGAGCATCCCGTTTTTGAACGCGATCCCTCGCAAAAGACAGAAGCTGAACGCAAGGAAGTGCCGCCGCCTCTCAAGCTTGCGCTGGAACTCGGACCACTTCTCGTTTTTTTCTTCGCCAATGCGCGTGGTGAAAATCTGATCGAGCGTTTTCCGGTGCTTGCACAGATTGGCGAACCGATCTTTCTGGCAACCGCCCTGTTCATGGTTGCGACCGTTATAGCACTTGCTGTTTCATGGTCGATGACACGCACTCTGCCGATGATGCCGCTTATCTCCGGCATCGTGGTTCTGGTGTTTGGTGCGCTGACGCTTTGGCTGCACAACGACACCTTCATCAAGATGAAGCCCACCATCGTCAATACGCTGTTTGGCGCAATCCTGCTGGGGGGACTGCTGTTCGGCAAATCCCTGCTCGGCTATGTGTTTGATTCAGCCTTCAAGCTTGATGCAGACGGCTGGCGGAAGCTCACTTTCCGTTGGGGCCTGTTCTTCATTTTCCTCGCAGTGGTGAATGAAGTCGTGTGGCGCAATTTTTCGACCGATGCCTGGGTTTCCTTCAAGGTCTGGGGCATCATGCCGATCACCGTTGTCTTCACACTTTTACAAATGCCGCTTATTCAGAAGCACACTTTGCCAGAAGCCCGTAAAGACTAA
- a CDS encoding heavy metal translocating P-type ATPase yields the protein MTQNRFRVEGMDCASCAMKIDTAVRRVSGVEDVSVSVTTGMMTVRHDGSSDLESVAKKVRSLGYGIEPLADEKAPAKHEHHDHDHDHAGCSGHDHDKHDHDHHDHAHEEPEATQIVAGADSFRFRVEGMDCASCATKIDTAVRRVGGVQDVSVSVTNGTMIVNHDGSSLADDIAAKVSQLGYKASVQSTTDATLKPPARVKQKRWWQSAKGQMMLACGGGLVVAYIVGHLYPPIELWAFTAAMLIGLIPIAKRAYSAAINGTPFSIEMLMTIAAIGAVIIGATEEAAAVVFLFLVGELLEGVAAGKARDSIQSLTALVPKTAFLESNGETKEVPAEELNVGDVIAVRPGDRMPADGEIIAGESAIDEAPVTGESTPVGKAVGDSVFAGTINGDGLLRVKVTAAAQDNTIARVVRLVEEAQEAKAPTERFINRFSTYYTPGVVVVAALVAILPPLVAGAEWGEWVYKGLAILLIGCPCALVISTPAAIAASLSSGARRGLLLKGGAVLETIGKITTACFDKTGTLTEGKPQVTDVLAGALSADEVLRLSASLDAGSSHPLALAIVSASDARGLKLSPVSTGKAHGGKGVSGVADGIELFLGSRKAANEISALSEELAAQIAACNDEGKTVSVLVADGKIAGAIAMRDEPRADAIGGLKTLKAAGIRTVMLTGDNRRTAEAIGKDLDIEVRAELLPEDKQRIVGEFRNEGQIVAKVGDGINDAPALAAADVGIAMGGGTDVALETADAAVLHGRVGDVAAMVDLSKRTMRNIHQNIAIALGLKAVFLVTTVLGITGLWPAILADTGATVLVTINALRLLR from the coding sequence CTGACACAAAACCGGTTTCGCGTGGAAGGTATGGATTGCGCTTCTTGCGCAATGAAGATCGATACAGCGGTGCGCCGGGTTTCGGGCGTGGAGGATGTTTCCGTATCGGTGACAACAGGCATGATGACGGTGCGCCATGATGGCAGCAGCGACCTGGAAAGCGTTGCCAAAAAGGTGCGCAGCCTTGGTTATGGCATCGAACCATTGGCTGACGAAAAAGCGCCTGCCAAGCATGAGCATCACGATCACGATCATGATCATGCAGGCTGCAGCGGCCATGATCATGATAAGCACGACCACGATCATCATGACCACGCTCATGAGGAACCCGAAGCAACGCAAATTGTAGCCGGTGCGGACAGTTTCCGTTTCCGTGTTGAAGGGATGGATTGTGCGTCCTGTGCGACCAAGATCGATACGGCTGTGCGTCGTGTTGGAGGTGTTCAGGATGTTTCGGTGTCCGTGACCAATGGCACGATGATCGTCAATCATGATGGCTCATCGCTGGCTGATGATATTGCGGCGAAAGTCTCTCAGCTTGGTTATAAGGCCAGTGTACAATCGACCACCGATGCAACTTTGAAGCCACCGGCACGTGTAAAACAAAAGCGCTGGTGGCAGAGCGCTAAGGGCCAGATGATGCTCGCCTGTGGCGGTGGTCTGGTGGTTGCCTATATTGTTGGCCATCTTTATCCGCCGATTGAACTATGGGCCTTTACGGCCGCTATGCTGATCGGTCTGATACCGATTGCAAAACGTGCTTATTCAGCGGCGATCAACGGCACGCCGTTTTCGATTGAAATGCTGATGACGATTGCGGCGATCGGCGCGGTCATTATTGGGGCAACGGAAGAAGCCGCAGCGGTCGTCTTCCTGTTTCTGGTTGGCGAATTGCTGGAAGGTGTGGCGGCTGGCAAGGCGCGTGACAGCATACAGTCGTTGACAGCACTGGTACCCAAAACAGCTTTTCTTGAGAGCAATGGCGAAACGAAAGAAGTGCCAGCGGAAGAGCTGAATGTCGGTGACGTGATTGCGGTGCGTCCCGGCGACCGTATGCCTGCTGATGGCGAGATTATTGCTGGCGAAAGCGCTATTGATGAAGCGCCGGTGACGGGTGAAAGCACGCCGGTTGGCAAAGCCGTGGGCGACAGTGTTTTTGCTGGCACTATTAATGGCGATGGTTTGCTGCGGGTGAAAGTGACAGCCGCAGCGCAGGATAACACGATTGCGCGTGTTGTGCGGCTTGTTGAAGAAGCACAGGAAGCCAAGGCGCCCACAGAGCGTTTCATCAATCGTTTCTCGACCTATTATACGCCGGGTGTGGTTGTTGTTGCGGCCCTGGTTGCTATTCTCCCGCCGCTTGTTGCAGGCGCTGAATGGGGCGAATGGGTCTATAAGGGTCTGGCTATTTTGTTGATCGGCTGCCCCTGTGCGCTGGTTATTTCGACACCTGCGGCCATTGCAGCTTCGCTTTCCTCCGGTGCGCGTCGCGGACTTTTGCTCAAGGGTGGCGCGGTTTTAGAGACCATCGGCAAAATCACGACCGCCTGTTTTGATAAGACCGGTACGTTGACCGAAGGGAAGCCGCAGGTGACGGATGTTCTCGCTGGCGCCCTTTCAGCGGACGAAGTGCTACGTTTGTCTGCCTCGCTTGATGCAGGTTCCAGCCATCCGCTTGCTCTTGCCATTGTGAGCGCATCCGATGCGCGCGGTTTGAAACTCTCACCCGTTTCGACCGGCAAGGCACATGGCGGTAAGGGTGTGTCGGGTGTGGCTGACGGAATTGAGCTGTTTTTGGGTTCGCGCAAGGCTGCCAATGAAATATCGGCTCTTTCGGAAGAGCTGGCAGCACAGATTGCAGCCTGTAATGATGAAGGCAAGACAGTTTCAGTTCTTGTTGCTGATGGAAAAATCGCGGGTGCTATCGCCATGCGTGATGAGCCGCGTGCCGATGCGATTGGCGGGCTAAAGACGCTGAAAGCTGCCGGTATTCGCACCGTTATGCTGACCGGTGATAATCGCCGCACGGCGGAAGCGATTGGCAAGGATCTTGATATTGAGGTGCGTGCCGAACTCCTGCCGGAAGACAAGCAGCGTATCGTTGGCGAGTTTCGCAATGAAGGTCAGATCGTTGCCAAGGTCGGCGACGGCATCAACGATGCGCCAGCACTTGCTGCGGCTGATGTTGGCATCGCTATGGGTGGCGGTACCGACGTGGCGCTGGAAACGGCGGACGCAGCCGTGTTGCATGGTCGTGTGGGTGATGTGGCCGCGATGGTTGATCTCTCCAAGCGGACCATGCGCAATATTCATCAGAACATTGCAATCGCGCTTGGGCTGAAAGCTGTTTTTCTCGTGACGACAGTGCTTGGGATTACCGGCCTCTGGCCGGCGATTCTGGCCGATACGGGCGCAACCGTTCTGGTGACGATCAATGCATTGCGCTTGCTGAGATAG
- the rpmB gene encoding 50S ribosomal protein L28, whose amino-acid sequence MSRACELTGTSVQYGNNVSHANNRTRRRFLPNLCNVTLMSEVLGQSYRLRVSASALRSVEHRGGLDAFLAKSDDKELSQRARLLKRQIAKKQAEVAA is encoded by the coding sequence ATGTCCCGCGCTTGTGAATTGACCGGCACCTCGGTCCAGTACGGCAACAATGTTAGCCACGCGAACAACCGTACGCGTCGCCGCTTCCTGCCGAACCTCTGCAATGTTACGCTTATGTCCGAAGTTCTCGGCCAGAGCTACCGTCTTCGCGTTTCCGCTTCTGCTCTGCGTTCGGTTGAGCATCGCGGTGGCCTCGACGCTTTCCTCGCAAAGTCTGACGACAAAGAACTTTCGCAGCGCGCTCGCCTGCTGAAGCGTCAGATCGCGAAGAAGCAGGCTGAAGTTGCTGCATAA
- the gloB gene encoding hydroxyacylglutathione hydrolase, which yields MAQIDKRLDIEQFICRSDNYGVLIHDPESDLTAAIDAPDAAAVESALKRCGWTLDFIFTTHHHLDHVEGNAALKAKFGVSIIGPKAEADKIQTLDRTVQDGDAFTFGLFKVKVISTPGHTNGEVSFYLPEAKVVFTGDTLFALGCGRLLEGTPGTMFQSLQKLVALPGDTAVYCGHEYTQSNARFALTIDPDNSALKERAAEIARLRAADKMTLPTSIALEMATNPFLRWHDARIRTRLGMQNATDEAVFAEIRKRKDLF from the coding sequence ATGGCCCAAATCGACAAAAGGCTGGACATTGAACAATTCATTTGCCGAAGCGATAATTATGGCGTTCTCATTCATGATCCTGAAAGCGATCTGACGGCGGCAATCGATGCACCCGATGCCGCAGCCGTTGAAAGCGCTCTCAAGCGCTGTGGCTGGACACTGGATTTCATTTTCACAACGCATCATCACCTCGACCATGTCGAAGGCAATGCGGCACTCAAAGCCAAATTCGGCGTCAGCATCATTGGCCCAAAGGCTGAGGCCGATAAAATTCAGACGCTTGACCGCACCGTGCAGGATGGCGACGCGTTCACCTTCGGGCTTTTCAAAGTCAAAGTGATCTCCACGCCCGGCCATACGAATGGCGAGGTTTCCTTCTATTTGCCGGAAGCAAAAGTCGTGTTTACCGGCGACACGCTGTTCGCGCTGGGCTGTGGACGTCTGTTGGAAGGCACACCCGGCACGATGTTCCAGTCACTGCAAAAGCTTGTGGCCCTTCCGGGCGACACGGCAGTCTATTGCGGCCACGAATATACCCAGAGCAATGCGCGTTTTGCCCTCACAATCGATCCAGACAATTCAGCCCTGAAAGAACGAGCCGCCGAGATTGCGCGGCTGCGCGCGGCTGATAAGATGACGCTACCCACAAGCATAGCACTTGAAATGGCCACCAATCCGTTTCTGCGCTGGCACGATGCCCGCATTCGCACCCGCCTTGGGATGCAGAACGCAACTGATGAAGCTGTTTTTGCGGAAATCCGTAAGCGCAAGGATTTATTCTAG
- a CDS encoding queuosine precursor transporter, whose amino-acid sequence MFSASPALSRLLPAILCMCAAVAASNILVQYPFEHFGLGEMLTYGAFTYPFAFLVNDLTNRRFGPAAARKVVYAGFVLGVFMSIWLATPRIAIASGSAFLIAQLMDITVFNRLRQKTWWKAPFAAAMFGSIVDTVLFFSIAFAAQFAWIDAITGLPDSSLTDPAAFLGLGMPLWASLAIGDFFVKVVMGTLMLVPYGAILAVFAPALYAPDRK is encoded by the coding sequence ATGTTTTCTGCTAGCCCTGCGTTGTCCCGGCTTTTGCCGGCTATATTGTGCATGTGCGCGGCTGTCGCCGCTTCCAATATCCTTGTGCAATATCCATTTGAGCACTTTGGCCTCGGCGAAATGCTGACCTATGGCGCCTTCACCTATCCATTTGCCTTCCTCGTTAATGATCTGACGAACCGTCGCTTCGGTCCTGCGGCCGCGCGCAAAGTCGTCTATGCGGGTTTTGTCCTTGGCGTTTTCATGTCAATCTGGCTGGCAACACCGCGTATCGCCATTGCGTCCGGTTCGGCATTTCTGATCGCGCAATTGATGGACATTACGGTCTTCAACCGTCTACGTCAGAAGACATGGTGGAAAGCACCTTTTGCGGCTGCGATGTTCGGCTCGATTGTCGATACGGTGCTGTTCTTCTCTATCGCCTTTGCCGCGCAATTTGCATGGATCGATGCCATAACCGGTCTGCCCGATTCATCGCTGACCGATCCTGCCGCTTTCCTTGGCCTTGGCATGCCGCTCTGGGCCTCACTGGCTATCGGCGACTTCTTTGTGAAGGTTGTGATGGGAACACTGATGCTTGTGCCTTACGGTGCCATTCTGGCGGTTTTCGCCCCAGCGCTTTATGCGCCGGATCGTAAATGA
- the mtaB gene encoding tRNA (N(6)-L-threonylcarbamoyladenosine(37)-C(2))-methylthiotransferase MtaB: protein MAVEVVTFGCRLNTYESEVMKREADSAGLGELKDGAIIFNTCAVTSEAVRQARQAIRKARRDNPQARIIVTGCAAQTESAKFEAMDEVDLILGNEEKLKSNSYRMLPDFGVNQFEKVRVNEIMEVRETASHMVDAIEGRARAFVQVQNGCDHRCTFCIIPYGRGNSRSVPMGGVVDQVKRLVDNGYAEVVLTGVDMTSYGPDLPGSLRLGKLVKTVLAQVPDLQRLRLSSIDSIEADEDLMDAIANEKRLMPHLHLSLQAGDDMILKRMKRRHLRDDSIRFCADVRALRPDIVFGADIIAGFPTETEEMFANSMKIVEECGLTHLHVFPYSAREGTPAARMPQVRRDIVKDRAKRLRAVGDKAYEKHLASLNGTHQRLLIEKEGIARTEGFTLAAVDQGNAGEIIERIVTGHDGEKLLTRQAEPKAA from the coding sequence ATGGCTGTAGAAGTCGTAACCTTCGGATGCCGGCTCAACACCTATGAATCCGAGGTGATGAAACGCGAAGCCGATAGTGCTGGCCTTGGCGAGTTGAAAGATGGCGCGATCATCTTCAACACCTGTGCGGTCACATCGGAAGCCGTACGTCAGGCCCGTCAGGCCATCCGCAAAGCGCGCCGCGATAATCCGCAAGCGCGCATCATTGTGACGGGCTGTGCCGCACAAACGGAATCGGCCAAATTCGAAGCCATGGACGAAGTCGACCTCATTCTGGGCAATGAGGAAAAACTGAAATCCAACTCCTACCGCATGCTGCCTGATTTCGGCGTAAACCAGTTTGAGAAAGTCCGCGTCAACGAGATTATGGAAGTGCGCGAAACCGCGAGCCACATGGTCGATGCCATTGAAGGCCGCGCCCGCGCATTTGTGCAGGTGCAGAATGGTTGCGATCATCGCTGCACCTTCTGCATTATCCCTTATGGCCGCGGCAATTCGCGTTCGGTGCCGATGGGCGGCGTGGTCGATCAGGTCAAACGCCTTGTCGATAATGGTTATGCCGAAGTCGTGCTCACCGGCGTGGACATGACCTCTTATGGTCCCGATCTGCCGGGTAGCTTACGCCTTGGTAAGCTGGTGAAAACCGTTCTCGCTCAGGTGCCGGATTTGCAGCGCCTGCGTCTGTCATCCATTGATTCAATTGAGGCGGACGAAGACCTGATGGATGCAATCGCCAATGAAAAGCGCCTGATGCCGCATTTGCATCTGTCGCTTCAGGCGGGCGATGACATGATTTTAAAGCGCATGAAGCGCCGCCATCTGCGCGATGATTCCATCCGCTTCTGCGCAGATGTACGCGCTCTTCGCCCTGACATTGTGTTCGGTGCCGACATCATCGCCGGTTTCCCGACCGAAACCGAAGAGATGTTTGCAAATTCGATGAAGATCGTTGAGGAATGCGGACTGACGCATTTGCACGTCTTCCCTTACAGTGCCCGCGAAGGCACACCGGCTGCGCGTATGCCGCAGGTCAGGCGCGACATCGTCAAAGATCGCGCAAAAAGGCTGCGCGCTGTGGGCGACAAGGCTTATGAAAAACACCTCGCTTCTCTCAACGGCACTCACCAGCGCCTGTTGATCGAGAAGGAAGGCATTGCCCGCACGGAAGGCTTTACGCTGGCCGCTGTGGATCAAGGCAATGCTGGCGAAATTATCGAACGAATTGTGACGGGGCATGACGGTGAAAAACTTCTCACCCGTCAGGCAGAGCCCAAAGCGGCTTAA
- the ftsY gene encoding signal recognition particle-docking protein FtsY, whose translation MAMGFIKKMFSFGKKEVEEKPVEQPAPDAVEAALPEAVEALEKAETPAAEVVVAEPEAPAVVPEPVEEPDAVIEHPVAEIEIPIEQPPVMEPIVVEMPAPEAVVEPEQEPAAEPEVAESSETLGEETVEPSPQPEPVKPKKVKVAKAVEEHRDEAPVEAAPEPKLSWFERLRRGLLRSSNSLSDSIGSIFTKRKLDEDTLQDLEDVLIQADLGLETAMRVTDALSSGRYGKDVTGEEVRNIMGAEIEKVLGPVAKPLELDLSHKPHVILVVGVNGTGKTTTIGKLAAKLTAGGLKVMLAAGDTFRAAAIEQLHIWGERTGSPVVSSKLGADAAGLAYDAWKQAKDAGSDVLIIDTAGRLQNKAELMDELAKIVRVLGKHDPEAPHTILQTLDATTGQNALNQVEIFKNIAGVNGLVMTKLDGTARGGILVAISAKHKLPIYFIGVGEGVDDLEPFAAKDFARAIAGVA comes from the coding sequence ATGGCAATGGGTTTCATCAAGAAAATGTTCTCCTTCGGCAAGAAGGAGGTTGAAGAAAAGCCGGTCGAACAACCGGCCCCTGATGCTGTGGAAGCAGCGCTTCCTGAAGCCGTCGAAGCGCTTGAAAAAGCTGAAACTCCTGCTGCTGAAGTGGTCGTTGCCGAACCGGAAGCACCTGCGGTCGTTCCTGAGCCGGTTGAAGAACCCGATGCTGTGATCGAACATCCGGTTGCCGAAATCGAAATTCCGATTGAACAACCTCCGGTGATGGAACCGATCGTGGTGGAAATGCCAGCGCCGGAAGCAGTTGTCGAACCAGAGCAGGAACCTGCTGCTGAACCCGAAGTCGCAGAATCTTCAGAGACTTTGGGGGAGGAAACGGTCGAGCCGTCACCTCAGCCAGAGCCGGTAAAGCCCAAAAAGGTCAAGGTCGCCAAGGCCGTTGAAGAACATCGGGACGAAGCACCGGTTGAGGCTGCGCCTGAACCAAAGCTTTCGTGGTTTGAGCGGCTGCGTCGCGGTCTGCTGCGTTCATCGAATTCATTGAGTGATTCCATTGGCAGCATTTTCACCAAGCGCAAGCTTGATGAAGACACCTTGCAGGATCTCGAAGACGTGCTCATTCAGGCCGATCTTGGGCTGGAAACCGCCATGCGTGTGACCGATGCGCTCTCATCCGGCCGCTATGGCAAGGACGTGACTGGCGAAGAAGTGCGCAACATCATGGGTGCGGAAATCGAAAAGGTGCTTGGGCCAGTCGCAAAGCCTTTGGAGCTTGATCTCTCGCATAAACCGCATGTCATTCTGGTTGTCGGCGTCAATGGCACTGGCAAGACCACAACCATCGGCAAACTTGCCGCAAAGCTGACCGCTGGCGGCCTCAAAGTCATGCTTGCGGCAGGTGATACTTTCCGTGCTGCCGCGATTGAACAGCTCCATATCTGGGGCGAGCGCACCGGCTCGCCTGTTGTTTCAAGCAAGCTTGGCGCGGACGCCGCTGGCCTTGCCTATGACGCATGGAAACAGGCGAAAGATGCGGGCAGCGATGTTTTGATCATCGACACCGCAGGCCGTTTGCAGAACAAGGCCGAACTGATGGACGAACTCGCCAAGATCGTCCGCGTTCTCGGCAAGCACGACCCGGAAGCGCCGCACACGATTCTTCAGACACTGGATGCCACCACCGGACAGAATGCGCTCAATCAGGTTGAGATTTTCAAGAATATCGCTGGCGTCAACGGGCTCGTCATGACCAAACTGGACGGTACGGCACGCGGCGGCATTCTCGTCGCAATCTCGGCCAAACATAAACTTCCGATCTATTTCATCGGCGTCGGCGAAGGTGTCGATGATCTTGAACCATTTGCGGCCAAGGATTTTGCCCGCGCCATCGCAGGAGTTGCCTGA
- a CDS encoding helix-turn-helix domain-containing protein — MTNVPIGEASKASGVKVPTIRYYEQIGLLPVPPRTEGNRRLYDNADIQRLLFIRHARDLGFEVDAIRTLLDLQDNPDQSCAAADSIARARLIDVEHRIAKLMSLKTELLRMLDCTAHGRIDQCRVIEILGNHDECLHPSH, encoded by the coding sequence ATGACCAATGTTCCGATTGGCGAAGCATCGAAAGCCAGCGGTGTGAAAGTGCCAACTATCCGTTATTACGAGCAAATCGGGCTTTTACCCGTGCCACCGCGCACGGAAGGCAATCGCCGCCTCTATGACAACGCCGATATTCAGCGGCTGTTATTCATCCGCCATGCGCGTGATCTGGGCTTTGAAGTGGATGCGATCCGTACACTTTTAGACCTTCAGGACAATCCCGACCAGTCATGTGCGGCAGCTGATTCTATTGCACGCGCGCGCCTGATCGATGTCGAGCATCGCATTGCAAAACTGATGTCATTAAAAACCGAGCTGTTACGGATGCTTGACTGCACGGCCCATGGTCGCATTGATCAGTGCCGGGTGATCGAAATTCTCGGCAATCATGACGAATGCCTGCATCCCAGTCACTAG
- a CDS encoding DMT family transporter, whose amino-acid sequence MKLATLIGFSAIAMWALLALFTAGSGQVPPFQLSAMTFSVGAALGLVSWLWRPSAVRHLRQPPIVWLVGVIGLFGYHFFYFTALRNAPAVDASLIAYLWPLLIVVGSAVMPGERLHWYHIVGALLGLGGTALIVSKGNGIGFDVRYGFGYAMAALCALTWSSYSLLSRRFSKVPTDAVTGFCVATAVLSLICHLTLEQTVWPETTAQWLSVIALGLLPVGAAFYAWDFGVKRGNIQVLGAVSYAAPLLSTLVLISAGMAQPSMRILAACLLITSGAALAAKDMIFIRRKEALSGQSD is encoded by the coding sequence ATGAAACTGGCAACGCTGATCGGTTTTTCAGCTATAGCGATGTGGGCACTTCTGGCGCTTTTTACCGCTGGTTCAGGTCAGGTTCCGCCGTTTCAGCTTTCAGCCATGACTTTTTCGGTTGGTGCAGCTCTTGGTCTCGTCTCCTGGCTGTGGCGGCCGAGTGCTGTTCGACATCTTCGTCAGCCACCTATCGTCTGGCTTGTTGGGGTTATTGGTCTTTTCGGTTACCATTTTTTCTATTTTACAGCACTCCGAAATGCTCCAGCGGTGGATGCCAGCCTGATTGCTTATCTCTGGCCACTCCTGATCGTGGTCGGATCTGCCGTTATGCCGGGTGAACGGCTGCATTGGTATCATATCGTTGGTGCGCTTCTTGGGCTTGGCGGGACTGCGCTGATTGTGAGCAAAGGTAATGGCATCGGTTTTGATGTCCGCTATGGTTTTGGTTATGCCATGGCCGCATTGTGTGCTTTGACGTGGTCAAGCTACTCGCTGCTCTCCCGGCGCTTTTCCAAGGTGCCAACAGATGCTGTTACAGGCTTTTGTGTGGCAACAGCTGTCTTGTCTTTGATATGTCATCTTACGCTAGAGCAGACTGTATGGCCGGAAACGACAGCGCAGTGGCTTAGCGTCATTGCGCTCGGTCTGTTGCCTGTAGGCGCGGCTTTCTATGCGTGGGATTTCGGAGTGAAGCGCGGTAATATTCAGGTGCTGGGCGCGGTGAGTTATGCCGCCCCGCTTCTCTCGACGCTTGTGCTCATTTCAGCCGGTATGGCGCAACCTTCTATGCGCATCCTGGCAGCCTGTCTTTTAATCACGTCAGGTGCGGCGCTCGCTGCAAAAGATATGATTTTTATCCGGCGGAAAGAAGCTTTATCAGGGCAATCAGATTAA